One window of the Sparus aurata chromosome 7, fSpaAur1.1, whole genome shotgun sequence genome contains the following:
- the gpkow gene encoding G-patch domain and KOW motifs-containing protein, whose translation MASHGEDAGAASVEQGERKNPAVSFGFTKTVSKFKSSTGDALMSKEDRDYLTGIDRNELQSTKPSEKPKELIIPLIQKNRWHKADRPPQSEGSEGKAVETTQDNDSVDSQAVKELIEDSRRQLEQWQNGPQSERNLNLSIPLLMQNKVPDGFEDGDQVKVDLRPESSTEADYDRVPVDAYGLAMLKGMGWSKTEGIGRTFKQDVKPIEHQLRPKGLGLGADRSAIKDLEPGKRQRPPKPGEERAKEEELVMGPGGCVLVESGAHKELYGKIEGVDPDNARVMVKLAIGGKTVTVSQYAVKLIGRQEYDKYSKDLSRLSKAHKDKEKEKEKEREREKRGREEKERKSNGVEGKHRKTREKSSERDGGKDERKRKHRESSQDREKPPVKEARRPPAPPSWLQRDLKVRFIDKAFKGGRYYNSKMHVEDVLTPSTCVCRTEEGRLLDDVNQNMLETIVPKGEYDAVMVVLGEHRGQVGRILQRDKNKCKAMVQLDRYEEKLFTLDYDCICHYVGAAGH comes from the exons ATGGCGTCGCACGGAGAAGATGCGGGTGCCGCTTCCGtggagcagggagagagaaaaaacccTGCGGTGTCGTTCGGTTTTACCAAGACAGTTAGCAAATTCAAATCGTCGACTGGCGACGCGTTGATGAGTAAAGAGGACAGAGATTATTTGACCGGAATTGACAGAAATGAATTACAAAG TACAAAACCATCCGAGAAGCCCAAAGAGCTCATCATCCCTCTAATCCAAAAGAACCGCTGGCACAAAGCAGACCGACCGCCCCAGAGCGAGGGGAGCGAAGGCAAAGCAGTAGAAACAACCCAAGACAATGACTCTGTGGATTCTCAGGCTGTCAAAGAACTCATTGAAG ACTCCAGGAGGCAGCTGGAGCAGTGGCAGAATGGCCCTCAGTCAGAGAGAAACCTGAACCTCAGCATCCCCCTGTTGATGCAAAACAAAGTCCCTGATGGCTTTGAGGATGGAGATCAAGTGAAGGTGGATCTACGGCCTGAATCT TCGACAGAGGCAGATTATGACAGAGTTCCTGTTGATGCTTATGGACTTGCTATGCTTAAGGGGATGGGCTGGTCGAAAACAGAAGGTATTGGACGCACATTTAAACA AGACGTGAAGCCGATCGAACACCAGCTCCGTCCAAAAGGTTTGGGCCTGGGAGCTGATCGTTCAGCAATTAAGGACCTGGAGCCAGGCAAACGTCAGCGTCCCCCCAAACCAGGAGAAGAGCGAGCAAAGGAAGAGGAACTAGTGATGGGTCCAGGAGGCTGTGTGCTGGTAGAGTCCGGGGCACATAAAGAACTGTACGGCAAG ATTGAGGGCGTTGATCCAGATAACGCTCGGGTTATGGTGAAACTGGCTATTGGTGGCAAGACTGTGACAGTCAGCCAGTACGCTGTCAAACTAATTGGGCGCCAGGAATATGACAAATACAGCAAAGACCTCA GTCGCCTCAGCAAAGCCCACAAAgacaaggagaaagagaaggaaaaggagCGAGAGAGGGAAAAACGGGGTcgggaggagaaagagaggaaaagtaaTGGCGTCGAGGGAAAACATAGGAAAACGAGAGAAAAGTCCtcagaaagagatggaggaaaagatgagaggaagagaaaacacagagagtcAAGTCAAGACAG agAGAAGCCTCCAGTGAAAGAGGCGAGGCGACCCCCGGCTCCCCCCTCCTGGCTCCAGAGAGACTTGAAAGTTCGCTTCATAGACAAAGCCTTCAAAGGGGGCCGATACTACAACTCGAAG ATGCATGTGGAGGATGTCCTGACACCATCTACCTGTGTGTGTCGAACTGAAGAGGGAAGACTGTTAGACG ATGTGAAtcagaacatgttggaaaccaTTGTTCCAAAAGGCGAATATGATGCTGTAATGGTTGTACTGGGCgagcacagaggacag GTTGGCCGTATTCTCCAGCGGGACAAGAACAAGTGCAAAGCGATGGTCCAGCTCGACAGATACGAGGAGAAACTGTTCACACTGGACTATGACTGTATTTGTCACTATGTTGGAGCAGCAGGCCACTGA
- the pqbp1 gene encoding polyglutamine-binding protein 1 codes for MPLPPALMARLAKRGIVKPSEQEIDEEIIAEDYDDNNVDYEATRLENLPPNWYKVFDPACGLPYYWNVETDLVAWLSPNDPTAVLTKPARKIRVEGGDERIERQFEKPDRERERERDKERERERERDRERDEGRERDRRKQRREDMAPYSKNKRGKRDEEMDPMDPSAYSDAPRGTWSSGLPKRNEAKTGADTTAAGPLFQQRPYPSPGAVLRANAANQIPKE; via the exons atgCCTCTACCTCCAGCCCTGATGGCCCGTTTGGCCAAGAGAGGGATTGTTAAACCATCAGAGCAAG AGATAGATGAGGAGATCATTGCTGAAGATTACGACGACAACAACGTAGATTACGAAGCCACCAGACTGGAGAATCTACCACCCAATTGGTACAAAGTGTTCGACCCGGCTTG TGGTCTGCCTTATTACTGGAATGTTGAGACAGATTTGGTGGCCTGGCTGTCCCCAAACGACCCAACCGCAGTGTTAACAAAACCTGCCAGGAAAATTAGAG ttgAGGGAGGAGATGAAAGAATTGAGAGGCAGTTTGAGAAGccagacagagagcgagagcgggagagagacaaagagcgAGAAAGGGAACGGGAAAGAGACCgagagagggatgaagggagggaaagagacagaagaaagCAGCGGAGAGAAGACATGGCCCCGTACAGCAAGAACAAAAGAG ggaaaagagatgaagagatggaCCCCATGGATCCAAGTGCTTATTCTGATGCCCCAAG GGGCACTTGGTCAAGCGGCTTGCCCAAACGTAATGAAGCAAAGACGGGTGCAGACACCACGGCTGCAGGGCCTCTGTTCCAGCAGCGGCCGTACCCCAGTCCTGGAGCCGTACTACGGGCCAACGCAGCAAACCAAATACCCAAAGAGTGA